Proteins encoded in a region of the Candidatus Edwardsbacteria bacterium genome:
- a CDS encoding N-6 DNA methylase has product MIFIDVCHDKRIIGPNAHDSILYTKKQVYDELKKWFVTMDDRFNTDLFESDKYINGFEISNEVLAPIVSELASVDFSRLPVNIIGDVYEDYLGEMLRGGKKQGIKVREDKARFKRKSQGIYYTPEYIVDYIVTNTVGEILTSPRPSPNKLGEGGLTFDDIKKIKVLDPACGSGSFLINAFDKFHAAYKKAAPDKKDFDIKRTILQHNLYGVDLDQRAVEICKLNLMLKALDKHKWDELKGRKLLPSLHLNIRHGNSLISGKSLTDQEQLNMFNVYEADKDVLNILKLHKQFYKTSDDDKKHLLWEAIKKGEEILNRRLNGNLADYFSKPDEQHPLNFEVAFPEVFSQGGFDAVIGNPPYGAELKDDFKNFVLKKYEHIGGNTNTGNIFIEKGVSLLSDDGKLGLIVPKSICYSDAWLSMRNYLVSNLSALIDVSKAFDEVLLEQVILIYNKSILSNKVFTAKTINGDFVNNALVEKKVYINFDCYLTGLTNQEINIGVKIKNIGETFNKFCSIKRGQDIQSKIVNEKWDIPIYRCKSIGRYVLKEAVEGLTKGVYDKLTEQISYMSVPKIIIQNIIAHVTKPKEHIIIMATLDKKGIISLGSVGNIYVTTKTIPEYLIGLLNSKLISWYAYRFIYGNAIRTMRFDNYHLNRLPLRNIDLKNTNDKAMHDQLVSLVKEMLALNKSPELRENNHIKIAAVDHEIDQLVYRLYGLSEAEIKVVEGNN; this is encoded by the coding sequence CGAACTGGCCTCGGTGGATTTCTCGCGACTGCCGGTGAACATCATCGGCGATGTTTACGAGGATTATTTGGGCGAGATGCTTAGAGGCGGCAAGAAGCAGGGGATCAAGGTGCGAGAGGACAAGGCCCGGTTCAAGCGCAAGAGCCAGGGCATCTATTACACACCGGAATATATCGTGGACTACATTGTTACCAATACAGTTGGCGAAATATTGACCTCACCCCGGCCCTCTCCTAATAAATTAGGAGAGGGAGGCCTGACCTTTGACGACATCAAGAAAATAAAAGTGCTTGATCCGGCCTGCGGCTCCGGCTCGTTTTTGATCAATGCCTTCGACAAATTCCACGCTGCCTATAAAAAGGCCGCTCCGGATAAAAAGGATTTTGACATAAAGCGGACCATTTTACAGCACAACCTCTACGGGGTGGATCTGGACCAGCGGGCGGTGGAGATATGCAAGCTCAATTTGATGTTAAAGGCTTTGGATAAGCATAAGTGGGACGAACTTAAAGGGCGAAAACTATTACCCAGCTTGCATCTTAATATACGGCATGGCAATTCTCTGATATCCGGCAAATCGTTGACGGACCAGGAACAATTGAATATGTTCAATGTTTACGAAGCGGACAAGGATGTCTTGAATATTTTAAAACTGCACAAACAGTTTTATAAAACCAGCGATGATGATAAAAAACACTTACTTTGGGAGGCTATTAAAAAAGGCGAAGAAATTTTAAACCGCAGATTGAACGGCAACCTGGCTGATTATTTCAGCAAGCCGGATGAACAGCATCCGTTAAATTTTGAAGTGGCCTTTCCTGAGGTATTTTCCCAGGGCGGTTTTGATGCTGTGATCGGGAACCCGCCGTATGGGGCGGAATTAAAAGATGATTTTAAAAACTTTGTCTTAAAAAAATACGAACATATTGGGGGTAACACAAATACGGGTAATATATTTATTGAAAAGGGCGTGTCATTATTAAGTGATGATGGAAAACTCGGTCTTATTGTGCCGAAATCCATTTGCTATAGCGATGCTTGGTTAAGCATGCGAAATTATCTGGTGTCTAATTTATCTGCTTTGATTGATGTCAGCAAGGCTTTTGACGAAGTTTTATTGGAACAGGTGATTTTGATTTATAACAAAAGCATCTTGTCAAACAAGGTGTTTACGGCAAAAACAATAAATGGCGATTTTGTCAATAACGCATTGGTTGAAAAAAAGGTATACATAAATTTCGACTGTTATTTAACAGGCTTAACTAATCAGGAAATAAATATTGGCGTAAAAATAAAAAATATTGGTGAAACCTTTAATAAATTTTGCAGTATTAAACGAGGGCAAGATATTCAAAGTAAAATTGTAAATGAAAAGTGGGACATTCCGATTTATCGTTGTAAATCTATAGGGCGCTATGTACTTAAAGAAGCCGTGGAGGGTTTGACAAAAGGAGTCTACGACAAACTAACCGAGCAAATATCTTATATGAGTGTGCCTAAAATTATAATTCAGAACATCATCGCACATGTGACAAAACCCAAGGAGCATATTATAATTATGGCTACGCTTGATAAAAAAGGCATCATATCTTTAGGTAGTGTAGGAAATATCTACGTAACAACTAAAACCATACCGGAATATTTAATAGGTCTTTTAAATTCCAAACTTATTTCCTGGTATGCTTATCGCTTTATATATGGTAATGCAATAAGAACGATGCGGTTTGATAATTATCACTTGAACAGGCTGCCTTTAAGAAATATTGATCTCAAAAATACAAATGACAAAGCCATGCACGACCAGCTTGTAAGTCTTGTTAAAGAAATGTTGGCCTTAAATAAATCCCCGGAATTGCGGGAAAATAACCACATAAAAATTGCCGCAGTGGACCATGAGATAGACCAGTTGGTTTATAGATTATACGGGCTGAGCGAGGCAGAGATAAAGGTAGTGGAGGGTAATAACTAA